The proteins below come from a single Streptomyces sp. SCSIO 75703 genomic window:
- a CDS encoding DUF6049 family protein yields MAEAADFQGTSPSPARRGLRRAQALLAGAPLLAGLFQLPAAGPAHAQGQGTGEAASGAGPVAVAVDSLTPSVPTDGDTVTVSGTVTNNGKRAVTDAHVALRLGPEVATRSAIDTVAKNADSLQGAIAPEVGDKYTEKFSKLTPGVSEHFNISVPVDELNLGRDGVYEFAVSLSGQTSAQPWEQILGIQRTFLPWKPDAADTKTKTTFLWPLVSTTHMAAETGPNEEQTPVFLNDDLAKEISPGGRLNQMVALGKSLDVTWVIDPDLLASVDAMTGKYRVRSGEETTPGTHQAVAKQWLADLQGAVSGKEVVALPFADPDLASLAHNGTGITGSLSQLKDATDVVANTVEPILHVQPSTDFAWPVDGAVDRSIVKVATSAGADKVIARSDSLQEAEGLPYTPSAARPIGGGTTAVVADARMSTAFEGELNTASASTLAVQRFLAQSLELGLQSGKQRSIVVAPQRMPSGSQARAMAEALGALQSGTWSQSQELSAAAVAKPDPRASTKVPAASSYPSSLRKKELRRSAFVQITQTQDKLGNFKVVLSDESRVVTPFGRALNRGMSASWRGRAAEAESFRDGVESYLDGLAGRVRLIDKSETKLSGRSATIPVTVQNNLVQDVGPLVLRLSSTNPTRLEIGGSAYQEQPVSVSGGHSQSVKFTTSANANGRATVIAQLYTPDGRKYGEPVSFDVKVTEITATVMLVIGGGVLLLVLAGFRMYTQRKRAAAREADEAAPDDADRAAPTEEDQAGTSETDDAERAGTVPGDPAGPGGPLPEESGQRPRTGDPEQPSDPTPDTATENADPSGTGERVDR; encoded by the coding sequence GTGGCCGAGGCGGCAGACTTCCAGGGGACCAGTCCCTCACCTGCCCGCCGGGGGCTGCGGCGTGCCCAGGCACTGCTCGCCGGAGCGCCCCTGCTGGCCGGTCTCTTCCAGCTTCCCGCCGCCGGCCCCGCACACGCCCAGGGGCAGGGCACGGGGGAGGCGGCCTCGGGCGCGGGTCCGGTGGCGGTCGCCGTCGACTCGCTCACTCCGTCGGTGCCGACCGACGGGGACACCGTGACCGTGTCGGGGACGGTGACCAACAACGGCAAGCGGGCGGTCACCGATGCCCACGTCGCCCTGCGGCTGGGTCCCGAGGTCGCCACCCGCTCGGCCATCGACACGGTCGCCAAGAACGCGGACAGCCTCCAGGGCGCGATCGCCCCCGAGGTCGGCGACAAGTACACCGAGAAGTTCTCCAAGCTCACCCCCGGCGTCTCCGAGCACTTCAACATCTCCGTACCGGTCGACGAGCTGAACCTCGGCAGGGACGGTGTCTACGAGTTCGCCGTCTCGCTCTCCGGGCAGACCTCCGCACAGCCCTGGGAGCAGATCCTCGGCATCCAGCGCACCTTCCTGCCGTGGAAGCCGGACGCGGCGGACACCAAGACCAAGACCACGTTCCTGTGGCCGCTGGTCTCCACCACGCACATGGCCGCCGAGACCGGTCCGAACGAGGAGCAGACGCCGGTCTTCCTCAACGACGACCTGGCCAAGGAGATCTCTCCCGGTGGCCGCCTGAACCAGATGGTGGCGCTGGGCAAGAGCCTGGACGTCACCTGGGTGATCGACCCGGACCTGCTCGCCTCCGTGGACGCGATGACGGGCAAGTACCGGGTCCGGAGCGGGGAGGAGACCACCCCCGGCACCCACCAGGCGGTCGCGAAGCAGTGGCTGGCCGACCTCCAGGGGGCGGTGAGCGGCAAGGAGGTCGTCGCCCTGCCCTTCGCCGACCCCGACCTGGCCTCGCTCGCGCACAACGGCACCGGCATCACCGGGTCGCTGAGCCAGCTCAAGGACGCCACGGACGTGGTCGCCAACACGGTCGAGCCGATCCTCCACGTGCAGCCGAGCACCGACTTCGCCTGGCCCGTGGACGGCGCGGTCGACCGGTCGATCGTCAAGGTCGCCACCTCGGCGGGCGCCGACAAGGTGATCGCGCGCAGCGACAGCCTCCAGGAGGCCGAGGGCCTGCCGTACACGCCCTCGGCAGCCCGGCCCATCGGTGGCGGGACGACCGCGGTCGTCGCGGACGCCCGGATGTCGACGGCGTTCGAGGGCGAGCTGAACACGGCCTCGGCCTCCACGCTCGCGGTGCAGCGCTTCCTCGCCCAGAGCCTGGAGCTGGGCCTCCAGAGCGGCAAGCAGCGCAGCATCGTCGTCGCCCCGCAGCGCATGCCCTCGGGCAGCCAGGCCCGCGCGATGGCCGAGGCCCTGGGCGCCCTCCAGAGCGGCACCTGGTCGCAGTCCCAGGAACTGTCGGCCGCCGCCGTGGCCAAGCCGGACCCGCGGGCCTCCACGAAGGTCCCCGCGGCCTCCTCCTACCCGTCGTCGCTGCGCAAGAAGGAACTGCGCCGCTCGGCGTTCGTGCAGATCACGCAGACGCAGGACAAGCTCGGCAACTTCAAGGTCGTGCTCTCGGACGAGTCCCGCGTGGTGACACCGTTCGGGCGGGCCCTGAACCGGGGCATGTCCGCCTCCTGGCGTGGCAGGGCCGCCGAGGCGGAATCCTTCCGTGACGGCGTGGAGAGCTACCTCGACGGTCTGGCCGGCCGGGTCCGGCTGATCGACAAGTCGGAGACCAAGCTCTCCGGCCGCAGCGCCACGATCCCCGTGACCGTGCAGAACAACCTGGTGCAGGACGTCGGCCCGCTGGTCCTGCGGCTCTCGTCCACCAACCCGACGCGGCTGGAGATCGGCGGCTCCGCCTACCAGGAGCAGCCGGTGTCCGTCTCCGGCGGCCACAGCCAGTCGGTGAAGTTCACCACCTCGGCCAACGCCAACGGCCGGGCGACCGTCATCGCCCAGCTCTACACGCCCGACGGCCGCAAGTACGGTGAGCCCGTCAGCTTCGACGTGAAGGTCACCGAGATCACGGCCACCGTGATGCTGGTCATCGGCGGCGGGGTCCTGCTGCTCGTCCTCGCCGGCTTCCGGATGTACACCCAGCGCAAGCGGGCCGCCGCCCGCGAGGCGGACGAGGCCGCCCCGGACGACGCCGACCGGGCCGCCCCCACCGAGGAAGACCAGGCCGGAACGAGTGAGACAGACGACGCGGAGCGAGCCGGCACGGTCCCCGGGGACCCCGCCGGGCCCGGCGGGCCTCTCCCCGAGGAGTCCGGGCAACGGCCCCGGACCGGCGACCCGGAGCAGCCGAGTGACCCGACACCGGACACCGCAACGGAAAACGCCGACCCGTCCGGCACGGGTGAGAGAGTGGACCGTTGA
- a CDS encoding CCA tRNA nucleotidyltransferase encodes MPNANEVHAPAPSQAQRPEVAEPLRIAPVADDLARRFQAAGFSLALVGGSVRDALLGRLGNDLDFTTDARPQDVLKIVRPWADAVWEVGIAFGTVGAQKDGYQIEVTTYRSEAYDRTSRKPEVSYGDSIEADLVRRDFTVNAMAVALPEKRFIDPHGGRDDLAARTLRTPGTPEESFSDDPLRMMRAARFAAQLDFEVAPEVVRAMEDMAGRIEIVSAERVRDELNKLVLSPHPRKGLTLLVDTGLAGYVLPELPALRLERDEHHRHKDVYDHTLIVLERAMALEDDGPDLTLRLAALLHDIGKPRTRRFESDGRVSFHHHEVVGAKMTKKRMAVLKYSNDLVRDVSRLVELHLRFHGYGTGEWTDSAVRRYVRDAGPLLDRLHKLTRSDCTTRNKRKAAALSRAYDGLEDRIAALQEQEELDAIRPDLDGNQIMEVLGVRPGPAVGQAYKHLLELRLERGPMGQDAAVEALKEWWAAQND; translated from the coding sequence GTGCCGAACGCCAACGAAGTCCACGCCCCCGCCCCGAGCCAGGCGCAGCGCCCCGAGGTCGCCGAACCCTTGCGGATCGCCCCTGTCGCCGACGATCTCGCCCGCCGCTTCCAGGCGGCCGGGTTCTCCCTCGCTCTCGTCGGAGGCTCGGTCCGGGACGCGTTGCTGGGCCGGCTCGGCAACGACCTGGACTTCACGACCGACGCCCGGCCGCAGGACGTCCTGAAGATCGTGCGGCCCTGGGCGGACGCCGTCTGGGAGGTCGGTATCGCCTTCGGCACGGTCGGGGCGCAGAAGGACGGCTACCAGATCGAGGTGACCACCTACCGGTCGGAGGCGTACGACCGCACCTCGCGGAAGCCGGAGGTGTCCTACGGTGACTCCATCGAGGCGGATCTCGTCCGCCGGGACTTCACGGTGAACGCCATGGCCGTGGCGCTCCCGGAGAAGAGGTTCATCGACCCGCACGGGGGCCGTGACGACCTCGCCGCGCGCACGCTCCGTACCCCGGGCACCCCGGAGGAGTCCTTCTCCGACGACCCCCTGCGGATGATGAGGGCGGCCCGGTTCGCCGCGCAGCTCGACTTCGAGGTGGCGCCGGAGGTCGTGCGGGCCATGGAGGACATGGCCGGCCGCATCGAGATCGTCTCGGCCGAGCGGGTGCGGGACGAGCTGAACAAGCTCGTCCTCTCCCCGCATCCGCGCAAGGGGCTGACCCTGCTGGTGGACACCGGCCTCGCCGGGTACGTCCTGCCCGAGCTGCCTGCCCTGCGGCTGGAGAGGGACGAACACCACCGCCACAAGGACGTCTACGACCACACACTGATCGTCCTGGAGCGGGCGATGGCCCTGGAGGACGACGGGCCCGACCTCACGCTGCGGCTGGCCGCGCTCCTGCACGACATCGGCAAGCCGCGTACCCGTCGGTTCGAGTCGGACGGCCGGGTCTCGTTCCACCACCACGAGGTGGTGGGGGCGAAGATGACGAAGAAGCGCATGGCCGTGCTCAAGTACTCCAACGACCTGGTCCGGGACGTCTCTCGACTGGTGGAGCTGCACCTGCGTTTCCACGGGTACGGCACGGGCGAGTGGACCGACTCGGCTGTCCGTCGGTATGTGCGGGACGCCGGGCCGCTACTCGACCGGCTCCACAAGCTGACCCGGTCGGACTGCACGACCCGGAACAAGCGCAAGGCCGCCGCGCTGTCCCGCGCGTACGACGGTCTCGAGGACCGGATCGCGGCCTTGCAAGAGCAGGAGGAGCTGGACGCCATCCGGCCCGACCTCGACGGCAACCAGATCATGGAGGTCCTCGGTGTCCGTCCCGGGCCGGCCGTGGGGCAGGCGTACAAGCACCTTCTGGAGCTCCGGCTGGAGCGCGGGCCGATGGGGCAGGACGCGGCGGTGGAAGCCCTCAAGGAGTGGTGGGCGGCCCAGAACGACTGA
- a CDS encoding MFS transporter, translated as MAVVRDLRILLRLKGFRRLLAVRLLSQGADGVYQVALATYVVFSPERQTSPAAIASAMAVLLLPYSLVGPFAGVLLDRWRRRQVFLYGNLLRAVLASGTAVLMVVSVPDWLFYASALCVTAVNRFVLAGLSAALPRVVDERRLVVANSLSPTAGTLAATAGGGLAFVVRLVISDSDAAVVLLGSLLYLCGALVSLRIAVDLLGPDRVSAAPRLAAALTSSARDMVAGIRHLVAPERRDAAWSLVAMTLMRFCYGALLVMLLMLCRYALTSTTDEGLALLGLALGVSGAGFFAAAVITPWAAVRFGPGHWMALCAGAAAVLVPALGLPFATFPMLVAAFVLGVATQGSKIATDTIVQSSVDDSFRGRIFSVYDVLFNVAFVGAAGVAALILPPDGRSVPLIVMVAAAYGAVAAVMARFGPQ; from the coding sequence ATGGCCGTCGTCCGTGACCTGCGCATCCTGCTGCGCCTGAAGGGATTCCGGCGTCTGCTCGCCGTCCGTCTGCTCTCCCAGGGCGCCGACGGCGTCTACCAGGTGGCACTCGCCACCTACGTGGTCTTCTCGCCGGAGCGGCAGACGTCCCCGGCCGCGATCGCCTCCGCGATGGCGGTGCTCCTGCTGCCGTACTCCCTGGTGGGCCCTTTCGCCGGCGTCCTGCTGGACCGCTGGCGCCGGCGCCAGGTCTTCCTCTACGGCAACCTGCTGCGCGCGGTGCTGGCCTCCGGAACGGCCGTGCTCATGGTCGTCTCCGTCCCGGACTGGCTGTTCTACGCCTCCGCGCTGTGCGTGACCGCGGTCAACCGCTTCGTCCTCGCCGGGCTCTCCGCCGCGCTGCCGCGCGTGGTCGACGAGAGGCGCCTGGTCGTCGCCAACTCCCTCTCCCCGACCGCCGGCACCCTCGCCGCGACCGCAGGCGGCGGGCTGGCCTTCGTCGTCCGCCTGGTGATCTCGGACTCGGACGCCGCCGTGGTGCTGCTCGGGTCCCTGCTGTACCTGTGCGGGGCGCTGGTCTCGCTGCGCATCGCGGTGGACCTGCTGGGGCCCGACCGCGTGTCCGCCGCGCCGCGGCTGGCCGCGGCTCTCACGAGCAGCGCACGCGACATGGTCGCCGGGATCCGCCATCTGGTCGCACCCGAGCGCCGTGACGCGGCCTGGTCGCTCGTCGCCATGACACTGATGCGGTTCTGCTACGGCGCCCTTCTGGTCATGCTGCTGATGCTGTGCCGGTACGCGCTGACCTCGACCACCGACGAGGGGCTGGCGCTGCTGGGCCTGGCGCTGGGGGTCTCGGGCGCCGGCTTCTTCGCCGCGGCGGTGATCACGCCGTGGGCGGCGGTGCGCTTCGGGCCGGGCCACTGGATGGCGTTGTGCGCCGGGGCGGCGGCGGTGCTGGTGCCCGCGCTGGGCCTGCCGTTCGCCACCTTTCCCATGCTCGTCGCGGCGTTCGTGCTGGGGGTGGCGACCCAGGGGTCGAAGATCGCGACCGACACCATCGTGCAGTCCTCGGTCGACGACTCCTTCCGTGGCCGGATCTTCTCCGTCTATGACGTGCTGTTCAACGTCGCCTTCGTCGGAGCCGCGGGGGTGGCTGCCCTGATACTGCCGCCGGACGGCCGGTCTGTGCCGCTCATCGTCATGGTCGCCGCGGCATATGGAGCGGTTGCAGCGGTGATGGCGCGTTTTGGGCCCCAGTAA
- a CDS encoding inositol-3-phosphate synthase produces MGSVRVAIVGVGNCAASLVQGVEYYKDADPASKVPGLMHVQFGEYHVRDIEFVAAFDVDAKKVGLDLSDAIGASENNTIKICDVPNSGVQVQRGHTLDGLGKYYQETIEESAEAPVDVVQVLKDQRVDVLVCYLPVGSEDAAKYYAQCAIDAKVAFVNALPVFIAGTKEWADKFTEAGVPIVGDDIKSQVGATITHRVMAKLFEDRGVILDRTMQLNVGGNMDFKNMLERDRLESKKISKTQAVTSQIPDRELGEKNVHIGPSDYVAWLDDRKWAYVRLEGRAFGDVPLNLEYKLEVWDSPNSAGVIIDALRAAKIAKDRGVGGPILSASSYFMKSPPVQYFDDEARENVEKFIKGETES; encoded by the coding sequence ATGGGTTCGGTTCGCGTAGCCATCGTCGGTGTGGGCAACTGCGCCGCATCGCTGGTGCAGGGCGTCGAGTACTACAAGGACGCCGACCCGGCCTCCAAGGTCCCGGGCCTGATGCACGTCCAGTTCGGCGAGTACCACGTCCGTGACATCGAGTTCGTCGCCGCCTTCGACGTGGACGCCAAGAAGGTCGGCCTCGACCTCTCGGACGCCATCGGCGCCTCCGAGAACAACACCATCAAGATCTGCGACGTGCCGAACAGCGGTGTGCAGGTCCAGCGCGGCCACACCCTCGACGGTCTCGGCAAGTACTACCAGGAGACCATCGAGGAGTCCGCCGAGGCGCCGGTCGACGTCGTCCAGGTCCTCAAGGACCAGCGTGTCGACGTCCTCGTCTGCTACCTGCCGGTCGGCTCCGAGGACGCGGCGAAGTACTACGCCCAGTGCGCCATCGACGCCAAGGTCGCCTTCGTCAACGCCCTCCCGGTCTTCATCGCCGGCACCAAGGAGTGGGCGGACAAGTTCACCGAGGCCGGCGTCCCGATCGTCGGCGACGACATCAAGTCGCAGGTCGGCGCCACCATCACGCACCGCGTCATGGCGAAGCTGTTCGAGGACCGGGGCGTCATCCTGGACCGCACGATGCAGCTCAACGTCGGCGGCAACATGGACTTCAAGAACATGCTGGAGCGCGACCGGCTGGAGTCCAAGAAGATCTCCAAGACCCAGGCCGTGACCTCGCAGATCCCCGACCGGGAGCTCGGCGAGAAGAACGTCCACATCGGCCCGTCGGACTACGTCGCCTGGCTGGACGACCGCAAGTGGGCCTACGTCCGCCTGGAGGGCCGTGCGTTCGGTGACGTCCCGCTGAACCTGGAGTACAAGCTCGAGGTCTGGGACTCCCCGAACTCCGCCGGTGTCATCATCGACGCCCTGCGCGCCGCGAAGATCGCCAAGGACCGCGGTGTCGGCGGCCCGATCCTGTCCGCGTCGAGCTACTTCATGAAGTCGCCGCCGGTCCAGTACTTCGACGACGAGGCTCGCGAGAACGTCGAGAAGTTCATCAAGGGCGAGACCGAGAGCTGA
- a CDS encoding PadR family transcriptional regulator, with the protein MSRRSGILEFAVLGLLRESPMHGYELRKRLNTSLGVFRAFSYGTLYPCLKTLVANGWLIEEPGNIGEAAASLTGRRAKIVYRLTADGKEHFEQLLSQTGPDAYEDETFAARFAFFGQTSRDVRMRVLEGRRSRLEERLEKMRTSLVRTRERLDDYTLELQRHGMESVEREVRWLNELIESERAGRDLRGPGAEGTARGDTTSGTAGDLPRSGDTPRPDTPGDTAT; encoded by the coding sequence GTGAGCCGGCGCTCCGGCATCCTCGAGTTCGCCGTACTCGGCCTGCTCCGCGAATCCCCGATGCACGGCTATGAGCTGCGCAAACGGCTCAACACGTCCCTGGGGGTGTTCCGGGCGTTCAGCTACGGGACGCTGTACCCCTGCCTCAAGACGCTGGTCGCCAACGGCTGGTTGATAGAGGAGCCGGGGAACATCGGCGAGGCCGCCGCGTCCCTCACCGGGCGCCGCGCCAAGATCGTTTACCGGTTGACGGCCGACGGCAAGGAGCACTTCGAACAGCTTCTCTCGCAGACGGGCCCCGACGCGTACGAGGACGAGACCTTCGCCGCTCGTTTCGCGTTCTTCGGGCAGACGTCGCGGGACGTCCGCATGCGCGTACTCGAAGGCCGCCGCAGTCGGCTGGAGGAGCGACTGGAGAAGATGCGGACCTCGCTGGTCCGCACCCGGGAGCGCCTCGACGACTACACGCTGGAGCTGCAGCGCCACGGAATGGAGTCCGTGGAGCGCGAGGTGCGCTGGCTGAACGAGCTCATCGAGAGCGAGCGGGCGGGACGGGACCTGCGCGGTCCCGGCGCCGAGGGGACCGCTCGTGGGGACACCACATCTGGAACGGCGGGCGACCTGCCCCGGTCCGGGGACACCCCCCGGCCGGATACGCCCGGCGACACCGCCACGTGA
- a CDS encoding transglycosylase domain-containing protein produces MSEHRRKPPQPQGGGRAAARRGQSGSSGRRAAPRGATRSPSGSYGPDEERPYSTRAEARRAAQRSGGGRRRAAEPGGGGRRAAPGGSGRGRAAAASGSKRLIDYPRSDRNGWRRWMPSWKLVTGLCIAFFGGLVAATGLAYAMVGIPDIAKTASAQNNVYYWADGSQMVATGGERNRQEVELSRIPKEMQNAVISQENRSFRTDSGIDPKGIARAVFNMARGGDTQGGSTITQQYVKNAMLDDQSQTLSRKAKEMLVSVKVGAKVEKNDILEGYLNSAYYGRGAYGIQAAARAYFNKDAVDLNAGECALLAAVLKGATYYDPAGATSIDPGATAEANQKRALRQMQDTLDKMVEYGHLDQAERAKYTTLPKVQNPRSNTQLSGQTGYLVDLAKASLIKNDVVTQKDLETGGYSIYTTFDKKKVEELEKAVQKVYKENIRPEDRPDTDTHVQFGGASVDPKTGAIVAIYGGEDATKHFTNNADVTGAQVGSTFKPYVLAAAMKWGVRDPDLGETQAQDERTVVSPKSLYSGQNNLKIKNYDGTIWKNEKDEQWRQVNDGDQSLGEAPDYKIDLREAMRESVNSAFVQLGMDVGLDKVKEAAIDSGLLKSSLTGTNYPSFSIGVSDPSAIRMAGSYATFAASGKQREPFSVTKVVKKGETIFTHKSTSKDAFTAKVADNVTDVLKTVVDEGTGSNAQLPGRDVAGKTGTTDGNKSAWFVGYTPQLSTAISMFRYPDDETIKNRTFLEMFGTGGQKKIHGASFPSEIWHDYMEKALEGEKAERFPKPEPIGEIINDDPLPSPSPTPSETAAESPSPSATPTETTPSPTAPTPSSTCGVFTWNCEEGDNRGGDNGGNDAGGANGGQPSPPTPTETEEENPTRGQGFIGGPNG; encoded by the coding sequence ATGAGCGAGCACCGTCGCAAACCGCCGCAGCCGCAGGGAGGCGGACGTGCCGCGGCCCGACGCGGTCAGTCCGGTTCCTCCGGTCGCCGTGCGGCACCGCGAGGCGCCACAAGGTCTCCGTCCGGCTCGTACGGTCCGGATGAAGAGCGCCCCTACAGCACCCGCGCCGAGGCCCGGCGCGCGGCGCAACGAAGTGGAGGCGGCCGTCGCAGAGCGGCCGAGCCGGGAGGCGGTGGCCGGCGAGCCGCGCCCGGCGGATCGGGCCGGGGCCGTGCCGCGGCGGCGTCCGGCAGTAAACGCCTGATCGACTATCCGCGGAGCGACCGGAACGGCTGGCGGCGCTGGATGCCCTCCTGGAAGCTGGTCACCGGGCTGTGCATCGCGTTCTTCGGTGGACTGGTGGCCGCCACCGGTCTCGCGTACGCCATGGTCGGCATTCCCGACATCGCGAAGACGGCGTCCGCGCAGAACAACGTGTACTACTGGGCGGACGGCAGCCAGATGGTCGCCACCGGTGGTGAACGCAACCGCCAGGAAGTCGAACTGTCGCGGATTCCCAAGGAGATGCAGAACGCGGTCATCTCCCAGGAGAACCGGAGTTTCCGCACCGACAGCGGCATCGACCCCAAGGGCATCGCCCGAGCCGTGTTCAACATGGCCCGCGGTGGTGACACCCAGGGCGGCTCGACCATCACCCAGCAGTACGTCAAGAACGCGATGCTCGACGACCAGTCGCAGACGCTCTCCCGCAAGGCCAAGGAGATGCTGGTCTCGGTCAAGGTCGGGGCCAAGGTCGAAAAGAACGACATCCTGGAGGGCTACCTCAACTCGGCGTACTACGGGCGCGGTGCCTACGGCATCCAGGCGGCGGCACGGGCGTACTTCAACAAGGACGCGGTCGACCTGAACGCGGGTGAGTGCGCGCTCCTGGCGGCGGTCCTCAAGGGCGCCACCTACTACGACCCGGCCGGGGCCACGTCCATCGACCCCGGGGCCACCGCCGAGGCGAACCAGAAGCGGGCGCTGCGGCAGATGCAGGACACCCTCGACAAGATGGTCGAGTACGGTCACCTGGACCAGGCGGAGCGGGCCAAGTACACCACGCTCCCCAAGGTGCAGAACCCGCGGTCGAACACCCAACTCAGCGGGCAGACCGGCTACCTCGTCGACCTGGCCAAGGCGTCGCTGATCAAGAACGACGTGGTCACGCAGAAGGACCTGGAGACGGGTGGCTACTCGATCTACACGACCTTCGACAAGAAGAAGGTCGAGGAGCTCGAGAAGGCGGTCCAGAAGGTCTACAAGGAGAACATCCGGCCCGAGGACCGTCCCGACACCGACACCCACGTCCAGTTCGGCGGAGCCTCCGTGGACCCGAAGACGGGCGCCATCGTGGCCATCTACGGCGGCGAGGACGCGACCAAGCACTTCACCAACAACGCCGACGTGACCGGTGCGCAGGTCGGTTCGACCTTCAAGCCGTATGTGCTCGCCGCGGCGATGAAGTGGGGGGTGCGGGACCCCGACCTCGGCGAGACCCAGGCCCAGGACGAGCGCACCGTCGTCTCCCCGAAGAGCCTCTACAGCGGCCAGAACAACCTCAAGATCAAGAACTACGACGGCACGATCTGGAAGAACGAGAAGGACGAGCAGTGGCGTCAGGTCAACGACGGTGACCAGTCGCTCGGCGAGGCGCCGGACTACAAGATCGACCTCCGTGAGGCCATGCGGGAGTCCGTGAACTCCGCCTTCGTGCAACTCGGCATGGACGTCGGCCTCGACAAGGTGAAGGAGGCCGCCATCGACTCGGGCCTCCTGAAGAGCAGTCTGACGGGCACGAACTACCCCTCCTTCTCCATCGGTGTCTCGGACCCCAGCGCGATCCGCATGGCCGGCTCGTACGCGACCTTCGCGGCCAGCGGCAAGCAGCGTGAGCCGTTCTCCGTCACCAAGGTGGTGAAGAAGGGCGAGACGATCTTCACGCACAAGTCCACGAGCAAGGACGCCTTCACGGCCAAGGTCGCGGACAACGTCACGGACGTGCTGAAGACGGTCGTCGACGAGGGAACCGGCTCCAACGCACAGCTGCCGGGCCGTGACGTGGCGGGCAAGACGGGTACGACGGACGGCAACAAGTCGGCGTGGTTCGTCGGCTACACCCCGCAACTGTCGACCGCCATCAGCATGTTCCGTTACCCGGACGACGAGACCATCAAGAACCGCACGTTCCTGGAGATGTTCGGCACCGGCGGTCAGAAGAAGATCCACGGTGCCTCGTTCCCGTCCGAGATCTGGCACGACTACATGGAGAAGGCGCTCGAGGGCGAGAAGGCGGAGCGGTTCCCGAAGCCGGAACCGATCGGCGAGATCATCAACGACGACCCGCTGCCGAGCCCCTCCCCCACCCCGTCCGAGACGGCGGCGGAGAGCCCGTCGCCCTCGGCTACGCCCACCGAGACGACCCCCAGCCCCACCGCGCCCACGCCGAGCAGCACCTGTGGGGTGTTCACCTGGAACTGTGAAGAGGGAGACAACCGGGGCGGCGACAACGGCGGCAACGACGCCGGTGGCGCCAACGGAGGCCAGCCCTCCCCGCCTACGCCCACGGAGACGGAGGAAGAGAACCCCACCAGAGGACAAGGATTCATCGGCGGTCCGAACGGCTAG